One Actinomyces marmotae DNA window includes the following coding sequences:
- a CDS encoding CynX/NimT family MFS transporter: MSGARLPRRAWLAVIVLGFLGLCAVVRVPVGVVPPLLPRLGDDLGLSGAARGALTSVPVLCFGLLTPVASMAVRRMGVNASGLVMMGAVVAGAVLRSAGGAAAAFAGTVIIGAGLTIGNLVAPMVIGRDFWHRASLMTGLYSATCNVLVTAATALAVPLAQAVGWRGSALAWTVIPVALAAAAWWWVYPPGSTAPRESLRRRSGMSAWVGERSLTGGGHEGAEGDRRDAGAPGRTPISRPVWRRPLAWVMAMAFTGHVLSFYAISGWLPTALAQTAGMSESAAGLASSVFTMTGIVGPMLVPLMLEALGWSGARMLGVLSACWLALPVTMIVAPTAWLVPCLLSGIAQGAFFAALFSLVIQRAESLDDNRRTTALIQTVGYCAAAVGPIVLGWMREATGGWAAPFAVVVAALVLMTVCGQIAARWPAVDAPRAARPAGLTGEAGA; the protein is encoded by the coding sequence ATGAGCGGGGCCCGGCTGCCCAGGCGGGCGTGGCTCGCCGTCATCGTGCTCGGCTTCCTGGGGCTCTGCGCCGTCGTGCGGGTGCCGGTGGGTGTCGTCCCGCCGCTCCTGCCGCGCCTGGGCGATGACCTGGGCCTGTCCGGGGCGGCGCGCGGGGCGCTCACCAGCGTGCCGGTGCTCTGCTTCGGCCTGCTCACCCCGGTGGCCTCCATGGCGGTGAGGCGGATGGGGGTCAACGCCTCGGGCCTGGTGATGATGGGCGCGGTGGTCGCCGGGGCTGTGCTCCGCTCCGCCGGGGGCGCGGCGGCGGCCTTCGCGGGGACCGTGATCATCGGCGCGGGGCTGACAATCGGCAACCTCGTGGCGCCGATGGTCATCGGCCGGGACTTCTGGCACCGGGCCTCCCTCATGACGGGCCTGTACTCGGCCACCTGCAATGTCCTCGTCACGGCCGCGACGGCGCTGGCCGTCCCCCTGGCCCAGGCGGTCGGCTGGCGCGGCTCCGCCCTGGCGTGGACCGTGATCCCCGTGGCCTTGGCGGCGGCTGCCTGGTGGTGGGTCTACCCGCCGGGCTCGACCGCGCCGCGTGAGAGCCTGCGGCGCCGCTCGGGCATGAGCGCCTGGGTGGGGGAGCGCTCCCTGACCGGCGGGGGCCACGAGGGCGCCGAGGGCGATCGTCGGGACGCTGGGGCCCCGGGGCGGACGCCGATCAGCCGGCCCGTGTGGCGCCGTCCGCTGGCCTGGGTGATGGCCATGGCCTTCACCGGGCACGTCCTCTCCTTCTACGCGATCTCCGGCTGGCTGCCGACGGCGCTCGCGCAGACCGCCGGGATGAGCGAGTCTGCCGCGGGCCTGGCCTCCTCGGTGTTCACGATGACCGGGATCGTGGGCCCGATGCTCGTGCCCCTCATGCTCGAGGCCCTGGGCTGGTCCGGCGCGCGCATGCTGGGGGTGCTGAGCGCCTGCTGGCTCGCGCTGCCGGTGACGATGATCGTGGCGCCGACCGCCTGGCTGGTGCCGTGCCTCTTGTCCGGGATCGCGCAGGGCGCGTTCTTCGCGGCCCTGTTCTCCCTGGTCATCCAGCGCGCTGAATCACTGGATGACAACCGTCGCACCACGGCGCTGATCCAGACGGTGGGCTACTGCGCCGCCGCGGTGGGACCGATCGTCCTGGGTTGGATGCGCGAGGCGACCGGGGGCTGGGCGGCGCCCTTCGCCGTCGTGGTGGCGGCGCTCGTGCTCATGACGGTCTGCGGGCAGATCGCGGCCCGGTGGCCCGCTGTCGACGCCCCCCGGGCCGCCCGCCCCGCCGGCCTCACGGGGGAGGCGGGGGCGTGA